AAGAAGTTAACAAGGTGGGATTTATCCCTTTTCCTTTTGGTAACCACTGGATGCAGTATAGAGGCTATAGAAATGCAGTTCTTCGTTGCTGGAATGCACCAGTTGTTTCTGGTGGAGGTCTTTGCAAGGTAGTCCATAAATTGTATCGGGTGAAGCATATTTTGAAAAGGTTCAACAGAGAGGAGGTTGGTAATGTTGTTTTGAGTTATAGGGAGGCTAAGGAGGAATTTAGTAGAGTTCAGGAGGCATTGGCTACTAATCCTTCTGATCTGTCTCTGCATCAATCAGTTACACAAGCTCAACTCAATGTTTCAGTCATGTAGAGCCGTTATGCCAGTTATCTCAAACAGTAGAGTAAACTTAATTGGATCAAGTTTAGTGATGATAATTCGAGATTTTTTCATGCATTTATGAGGAAGAGAAGAGTTGATAATAGAATTTCTTCCTTCACTATAGGAGGCAAAACAGAAGAAGATTATTCTAAAGTTGTTGAGCACTTTCTATCTCATTTCAAGAATTTTATGGGGAGGAGAAATTTGGCTGCTATAGAGATTGATAAAAATTGTATTCTTCAGGGAAACAGATTGTCTCTGGATCTTCAAGTCAGATTACAGAGACCTTTTACCAAGAGTGATGTGAAGAAGGCTCTTTTTAGCATTCACTCCTTCAAAAGTCCTGGTTTGGATGGCTTTGGCTCGGGATTCATTAAGGGGTTATGGTCAGATATTGGTGATGAAATTACTTCTGGTGTGTTGGATTTCTTTCAGGATGGGTACTTGCCGAAGGATCTAAATGAAATTGTGATTTCTCTTATTCCTAAGATAGCTGATCCGAGCTCAGCTAGTGACTATCGTCCTATTGTGTGTTGTAACACTCTCTACAAGTGTATATCGAAGATGATTTGCTCTAGACTATCGGAAGTGCTTCCCTTCCTTGTTCATAGTAATCAAGGGGCTTTTATAAAAAATAGAGTTCTAGCTCATAATATTATGATATTCCAGGACCTCCTCAAAGGGTACACTAGAAAGAATATTTCAGCTAGATGTTTAATGAAGATCGATCTGAGTAAGGCTTATGACACAGTTGATTGGAATTTTGTGGAGGAGTTGCTTAAGCATCTTTGTTTCCCCTCTAGATTTATTGGCTGGATTCTAGTTTGCTTAAAAGGTACGAGCTACAATCTGCTAATGAATGGGAGAATTCAGGGCTCTTTCAAAGGGGAAAAAGGCCTTAGGCAAGTGGACCCCATGTCTCCTCTCTTGTTTGTGCTCATTATGGAGTACCTTACTTGATTATTAGCGCATTATTCTGACAAAAAAGGCTTTGGTTTTCATCCATTGTGTAAACATCTTAGGTTGACTAACCTTTGTTTTGCAGACGATTTGATTATCTTTTGTAAAGGTAATATCAGTTCAGTGAGTAAGATTCGTGAAGCTTTCACTGTGTTTTGTGATTCTACTGGGCTTTCTGCGAATAAATCTAAATCCCATATCTATTTTGGAGGGGTTAAGGAAACCATCAAAGCTCAGATTCTTGAGTTGTTGCAAATGGAAGAAGGCTCCTTTCCTTTGAAGTACTTGGGGGTTCCTCTTCGGCTTACCAAGTGGAAAGCTTCAGATTGTGGGGTGATTCTGGATAAGTTGAACAAGAAGCTTAATTGTTGGGCGAGTAGGAACTTGTCTTTTGCTGGTCGTGCCCAACTTATACACTCAGTTTTGCTTGGTATAAAGAATTTTTGGATGAGTATATTCATTCTTCCATCCAAAATTACTGCTGCCATTGATAAAAGCTGTCGGGATTTTCTTTGGGGTTCTAATGGGAATAGAAGTAAGTTGCATCTCCCTTCATGGGAAAAGGTTTGTCTCCCCAAAAAGCTGGGTGGAATTGGTTTTCGTGAAGGTAAGAAATGGAATATGGCTTTGATGGCTAACTTTATTTGGGCGATTACTACCAAACAAGACTGCCTGTGGATTAAGTGGATTAGTTCCATCTATTTGAAGGAGTTTAACGTTTGGAATGTGCCTATTAGTCAGGATATGAGCTGGTATGTTAAGAAATTATTGAGGCTGCGACATGTTATTGATGAGGGATGCTTGATGCAAGCTGTTAAGGGAGGTAAATTTCATAGTAAACACTTTTATTCTTCTCTTATTTCTGCGCATTCTGTGGGTTTTGCTGAGACAGTTTGGAACAAACTTATTATGCCCAAGCATAGATTCATTTACTGGCAGatttttaataatcaattacTTACTAGAGACCATTTGAGCCGGTTCTTGCATATTTCCTCTGATCTCTGCCCTGTTTGTGAGTCCAGTTTGGAAACTCATAGCCATTTGTTCATGGAGTGCATTTATTCCAGGAAAGTGTTTGAGGAAATCGGTAGATGGCTGGGTTTTTTCCATTGGCCTGAATCTTATGAGGAGCTTACTCATTGGTGCTTATTAGCTAAGCATAACTTGAAGAACCAGATAATTAATGCAGTGTTATCAGCTTCCTGGTATTTCATTTGGTGCAACAGAAACAGCTGTATTTTCGAATCAGTTTGTAAAATGGCCAGCAGCATTAGTTTGGATATCAAGGATGTAGTTAAGTATAGGGTGTTTAGTTTGGGTTCTTTTTCTCATAGAAAAAGGGACTTATATTTTCGCAAGATTGTAGAAAGCTGGTAGGTTTTTCTATTTAGTTTTCTCTTGTTGTTTGGCTGAGTTAGCAGTCTGCTGGTTTGTAGCAGCTGTTCTCTTTGTTTTGTACTCTTGGTTTgttttttattaaagtttttcttttgttcaaaaaaaaaacatgaattGTAAATAAAGAAGTTTTAGAAATGAAGAAATACTATATTGAATGTTGAAAGTAACGCTGTCTTTTCTTTTCTCTGCCGCTCTAATCTCCAAAATTTGTAATCCAAAGACATTCTAAGAGTTAACCCTAAACCTTTTTTATAGCCCTCTTAAAATtacatttcaaaataaaaattaaagctGGAAATTAGTCGCAGGTCGCAGCCACTGCTATTGCTCGCAGCGGCCATGAAAcacatttttcaaaaatattgagTGTAGGCTGGGACCTGGAATGTGGGTGGTCGTAACCATGAGGAAATTTTTCAACTTCTTTATTttccttcaatttcttcaattccAGCCTTGAACCTCGggtttagggacttctaaaacacttcaaatTCCTTCGAAACTTCATTTTCTTGAGTCTTTTCGTCTCCCATCAATATCAAGCCACAAAATACACAAAATTTGTCATTAAACTCTCATAAAATGTTTTGTTGCCTAAAACTCAAAGATTAATAAAACAAAGCTAGAAACACATAAAAATGTTGGAAATCAATAATATCTAATTGAGAAAGGACCACATAAAGAAGAAAAtagtgatagaaaatagaaagaatcGTTTAAAGCCTGATTTCTCAAATCCAATTCattatatctcatgtgttgagaggtTCTAGTGAATCACAAATATATTCATTATTTCTCTTTGTGCCCACAtgcatcttgaggtgtagataaGATTTTggaagattgtggtttgagtTCTTCACATAAATCTTTTAGATTGGATGTTCgaatattaatacaaaaagatAGTGAGAATTCTTGATGGTCATCAACTGGTATATTCTCTATTATTTTCTATGGTTtagattaatgtatgtatattaatgtatcttataattgaaattgttttaaataaataaaaaattgaaattaactAGACCTAACAAACGTTCTTCCGTTGTGCATCTTGGAAATCCATTTCCAACATTCACCTTTAACATAATCAAATTATATCTCAGATTCCATGATGTTGTATCTCAGATTATAAAGAATTAGAaagttgggggagagtgagactACACCGCCATaataaatagaatctacacaaaattatgATTGACAGAGAccaaagaaagattgagaaagatgatgcaaaccctaaTGTTGGAACACAAtcttgttgagattggttaaatacatggtggaaTTCTTTAGTCATGAAGAGGTGCTAAAACAacaacgatttcacaaaagtcatcatgtgaaagttgactttgaGTATAGGCATTTTTAAATCAaacttttgggtccaaaatgtttatttggagtatataagagtaaccaaaaagtttgggagaatTCAGATTTGTTTTGAGACACCTCATGGAGCCAAATTACCAAGGTACAGGTCATACGTCGCCTGGGCTCTCAAAaccctagagagagaaagtactagGCGCCTGGTCCATGATAGAATGTCTGTATGGTTacgtgttttagctccaaaacttaaatttaaaagctctaatctcattggttgagtccaATGATGATCCTATCCTATTTAAGGTGTTcaaatgagttaattggtgacttgatgtagagtccaagaactttacttagctagttagatagtagtattatagtatttatagtattatctttgtaactgtggatttttggttcagaccgggaattatttggacactcatagtagtacttatagattttctaagtttaacctatagtttaagaatattaatgttaacctaaggtttgattatatgactgatattaaggataatatttattatactataaggtttagataaggaacaataggattttaagcacatgttatgtatggatgattaaggattaagtattttttaggattaaatttaataagggtaaaagtttgaatgctataaggtcagtcagcagctttgaatacgttgagggcttagtcaaggctgtttactccattcaaacttagctaaaaatgtgtaatttcgtgtttaattaatcagcctgtgccgatatatcgcagctatagggggcgatatatcgcagcatgtagatacggaaaacacgagacgatgcacgacagcctcgggcatactggcctaggcgatatatcgcctacaggggcgatatatcgccataggcgatatatcgcctccttcaacgtattttgaaacattttgaatttgttttccattcagccattcaacctcttgataagtccagcacctttttgaacgagtcttcagcctctgctgaacgattattcaaattattttcacctaaaaagctattatttttattcatgtaaaattaagatcctttcattcctaaactctataaataggacctagtacccagccattattcaccttttgctctaagttcagaggttgcaagtgctaagtgagtgtgagagtataaacacctgggttggggaatcataagcttgatcatcataagcttatcaaacactttgggaagtaaggttctatagtatttcggttcgagatttagattggtctacaagtcttcaaggtatttccacactctagttcattggttttatgttattttccatagtcttctactcagtcttctaacctcattcttattttggttaggaaatctaagaacttgctcataagtttttggtgagtatgtttctcaaaggtttagtcattccattccttccattcttttcattactttttcttcaatctactcacccagttatacatggttttaggagtgttccaaaagtcccaacgttgtcctcttatcccggtaactttggtaaggaaaataggatagaaatgcatatgttatatgttctatatgttatcttatgtttcttatgttatgataagtgttatgatatgtatgtttgtaggcttgggcatatgacccatatgactaacaagaccccaaatagattatgggcatatgacctacttagctagtaggaccccactaatctcatgggcatatgacttgtttagtctatgggaccccaagtaataatggccattatagtatgtgtatgtaataagtattatgttatgtctttatgtttattatgaaatttatgtacatgatgtatatgttagattttccttgctgggcattaggctcattcctttttgttctatgtgcaggaaaatagctttaggggcggtaaggttcgtggatgcttgggattgtgtatcgatggtgaatggattcaaggagtcgagagttcgattttcgaggatgtagtcttgtttttttttatgatctttacatgtattttccgcacttcttatgtaattcctttcattttaaatcatgttttgtttttaaagacaatgggatcccatatccttcttgatattttgtaagtaactcttatttttacaagttacctaataaaaattatggtattttcgcaatataagctttattaaggatttgtatgtatagtttcattaatggtccaaaagtctagagtagtgggtcattacacttgatcactcacctctttcTCTCACTAAAGAACacactctctctctagctctaagATTACTacttttctccaagatcttcatcaagaaagcttgaattgCATGGAGAtctaaggcttgtgaatcccaatctcattccactaGTTGTTGCTTCAAGCATCTTCaaagaaggctaggaatagagatttttggacaacaaatcttcatttgtgtcaatcCTTGTCACTTTTGTGTTTCATGTAAAATCatagcttgtgattttatgtccctagggttttgttcttcaaggaaggtcTACTCTAAACTTTATCCATTGTGTTTAACTATTTTATGAGATTGATTTACTTGTATGATTTTTTCATTGAGTTGTAAAACAAACAAAGGTTTGTGAAGCCTaatcccaacaataaaaaatatctaTCTCTAAACCTTTGTTTTGTGTCAAAATTCTTATGTTTCTAAAGGTTTTTGTGCTAGATAAAATTATGGAAGAAAGCTCCTCAATATCAACCCTaaagttcatgtctcaagatctagttaGATTAGATAGATTTGATGGTTCTAACTTTGTTAGATGGCAAGAGAAGATAAAGTTTCTCTCACAACTTTGAACGTACACTACATCCTTGacaaatatttgaagatattggaGGCTCCAATGGATGACGACTCTCAAGAAatgatcaaagaaaggaagaaaagggaaTAAGATGCAATCATTTATGGAGGCCACATTCTCAATGCATTGTCGGATTGTCTCTATGATCTCTCCAAGGTTCTTTTAAacaatgtgttgtatgttccgAATATGATTATGAATCTTGTGAatgggcatttgttgagcaaaCCAAGCATCAAAGCGGTGTTTAAGGCCAGTAAGCTAATTTTATCAAAGGGCAACTATTTTGTAGGAAAGTGTTATACTTGTGATGggatgattaaattgtgtacGAAGAACAATGGTTTTGATGATAATGCATGCTCATCTTCCCCTTATGTGCTTGGTTTCGATTCTATTACTTTATGGCATAATATAATTGCTCATATAGAatttagtacaattaaaagagttactaaatgtggtttaattgtatgcagtgatgtgagcatgaaaaatgtgaattatgtgttaaatctaagatggtaaagaaatattttcctagtgttgaaaggaaaactaatttgttagatttgatacatagtattttattacctttattgatgattgttctagattcacatatgtatacttgcttaaaaataaagatgaggcCTTTAGGatgtttaaaatatataaagcTGAAGtggaaaatcaattggaaaagaaaaattAAAGTGATTAGAAGTTATAGGGGTTGTGAATACTTTTTCAATAAgtttaatgtgttttgtgagatgcgTGGTATAacacatgaatgtacaaccccttatactccccaacaaaatggtatagcagaaagaaaaaatagaacctaTGTTGAAATGATTAATGCTATTCTATTACATGAGAATTTGAGTTTTACTTTgtggggagaagccttgcttaccgcttgtcatattctaaattggattcctctaaagaagaattAAATTTCACCTTATGAGATATGGAAGGGAAATAGGCCTAGCCTAGGATATCACAAAGTATGGGGGTGCCTAGATTATTGCAATATCATGGAGCCTAAAAGGATCAAGTTAGGTCCAAGGGCTATCAAATGCgtgtttgtaggctatgcctcaaatagcaaggcctataggctattaaaCTTGGAGCCTAATGTGATAATTGattcaagagaagtggagttctttgagagtttgttgtatagtgacaataagcctcaagaaccAATCTCATTGGAAGaaactcaagaggagttaccttcaaAGGTTGTAGAGCAACCaatattgcctagaagaagccaaattCTTAAAGAGAGGGGATCACAAAATCAAACTTCTCAATTGGAAactctttacctagtagagggaaaccataAGGTGGTTACTTGGAAGTATCCTATGGTAattcaagtggaggatgatcttAAGACTTTCCAAGAGGCTATGCCCTCAAGAGACTCTAACTTTTGTAAAAAgtcaataaatgatgagatgtaTTCAAGCATGTCAAACCACACTTAggagattgttgatctaccacaaggatcaaagccaatagagtgtaagtgggtattttTAAAGAAGTACAATACTAATGGGACCATTCAAGCCTACAAAGCAAGattggtggccaaagggtttagacaaagGGAAGGCATGTACTACTTTGATACCTATGCATTGGTAGCAAggacaacatctataagattTTTGTTTGTGTTATCATCAATATACAACCTATacgttcatcaaatggatgtcaagatggCATTCCAAAATTgtaacctcaatgaggaggtgtacatggaacaacCGGAAGGGATTGCTCTAAAGGGgaatgaacataaggtgtgtaggCTAATCAAATCATTATATAATTTGAAGCAACCAcctaaacaatggcatgagaagtttgatgaggCCAATGTTTTGggtgggtttagacacaataatgcggacaagtgcttatattgtaaaacttgtgatgactatgtaatattagtgtgtctatatgttgatatagagtaatgacatgaaaggaataattgaaacaaagatgtttctatcttttaaagcttgaaaataatgAAGGGACAGCGatggctcaactagagtatgcaagtgcaattaAGAGTTTAATGTATGCCACTCATGGTGATAGAGCGAACATTGcatttgcggttagtaaacttagtaggtttactagaaatctaagtatcttacattggaaggCGGTTGAAAGAGTgtttggataccttaaaaggaccaaagagttatgcctccaatattctaagtttcctaaggtACTTGAGAGATATAACGTGTAAGTTGGATATTCGgcgtaggagataatctctccacaaccggttgggtgttcacccttggtgggggtgcggtttcttggggttctaagaaacaaatatgtatatgtcactcaaccatggaatccGATTTTGTAGCTCCAGCGGCAACcgacaaagaggccgagtggttaatagatctcatgttggagataccaAGAACCACGATTGATGTATCGACGATTTCAAtaaattgtgataatcaagctactttgattagagcttacaacaagATTTACAATGGttagtctagacatataagtctaagacatgactatgggagtgaattgattgataagagtatcatatcaatttcatatgtgaaatcatttgataacttagcagatccatttaccaaacctcttggaAGAGATTTTGTTAGTTCTAAAAATAGAGGAATGGGACTAAAAATCCTTGATatatagattccccaatgatggcaaccaACCTCAAAACTTTtttacatcaagtgtagagttcaatgggtaagaacaagtcattcaaTAAGGGAATTGTTTCAACATTAACAATCTAAAGTCTCATCAagggtgagttaatgttggttgctgccaaagtgagggttaagcctaaggcttttaatgaaattcagttaaGAGTAACAAGCATCTCTAAGGGTAGCAAAGATGATATAacaatttcacctatgtgaacctagaggtgaGTCGCCTttcaagagagtaggagttttctctccgGATGGCTCATGAATGGATCAATCACAAGGCCATTAATAGTGCTAGGCGTGAACAGTGGAAAAAACATAAGTAATAAGATAAAGGTGTGTCAGACATTACcagtttttatcactaggaatgttgggtttaatcttttaagaataccttaacatttcgatttaagctttgtagtgttttcactaaggtaaagttcaaacccaaaaggtactttattttGGGTGCTAATATCATTGGCTAGAAAATAGAGGATGTATTTAACAAAGTGGGGGAatattgagattggttaaatacatggtggaaTTTTTAGGCACAAAGAGATGCTAAAACAATaatgatttcacaaaagtcaacatgtgaaagttgactttgagtataggaatttttaaattaaaattttgggCCCAAgatgtttatttggagtatataagaatacccaaaaagtttgggagtaTTTTGAGACACCTCATGGAGCCGAATTACAAAGGCACAGGCCATACGTCGCCTCCTAGGAGGTGACATGTTGCCTAGGCTCTCAAAaccctagagagagaaagtactagGTGCATTGTTTCCTAGTAAGTGATGCATCGCCTAGTCCATTATGGAGTGTCCATTGGGTAACTTGTTTTAGCTTCAAAACTTAAaattaaatgctctaatctcattggttgagtttAATGGGGATTCTATACTATTTAATGTGCTCAAATGAGTTAATTGGTgtcttgatcactcacctctttcTCTCACTAAAGAagaacacactctctctctctctagctccaagattttcatcaagaaagcttgaattgCATGGAGATCCAAGACTTGTGAATCCCATTCTCATTCCACTAGTTGTAGCTTCAATCATCTTCAAAGGAGGGCTAGGAAtcgagatttttggacaacaaatcttcatttgtgtcaagccttgtcacTTTTGTGTTTCATATAAAATCttagcttgtgattttatgtccttagtgttttgttcttcaaggaaggtcTACTCTAAATTTTATccattgtgtttatgtaattatTGTTTAACTATTTTATGAGATTGATTTACTTCTATGATTTTGTCATTGAATTGTAATGCAAACAAAGGATTGTTAATCCTGACAAATTCTTCTACTTTGATGATGCTTCAAAACCCTTGTTGAATCCATCACTTTGaacttcttcttattcttcttcaatGGAAAAACACAACCAAATACTTATACACGATTTGTATCAttgtcctaattctctatttcctagtcCACCATAGATGCTTGTggctttttctaagaggaaattgGTGTTGGGGGATAGTAAGATAATAACACCTCaaaatttagaatctacacaaaaaaaaagtaaatgacagaaactaaataaagattgagaaagattatgCAAACCCAAGTTGGTGAATGATCTTCTTCAGCTTTGTtgaaccttcaaaacccttgtagaaccaccactttgagaaAATCCTTATAACAAAGCAAAACCACAAAtcaaaggcttatacacgtttctTAATGTtttcctaatactctatttcctagccaccattgatgcttgaggccttttctaGGAGGAAATTAGGATTGAGATTGAGCAAGCCTTAAACTCAGAAAGCCAAGCCCTTTCTTTACGAGTTATTGGAGAAAACTTgcgattcttggagctagagagagagattagagggagtgatcaagtcttcaaaaactatatttttatttatatttagagtaggcactgtcattatgtctaaccaataggattagacttgtaaaacacgtcaTTTGGAACTAATTTACATAACTCGTACATACTCCGTAGGTGACGCATTGCCTGCATGCAGGTGATGCAATACGTCGCCTCCATGCAAGTGATTCTATGCCATTCTCTCTACTTTTGGATCCCTCAAAAGGTCTTAAAAaatctccaaatgctaccaattTTTTTGGGGACCCTTACATACctccatgcatcactttggacccaaaaacacatttttatggttcctacaattgaaactcaaatttcacatcttcactatgtgaaattcactaagtgtttatatCTAGCTTTTATTTTAACTCttaacttttgtatttaaccaatcataacaatccctcacttggttaaatataagcctcattctctagcttaaacaactttttgttcataaaataaagtacctttcGGTATGAACTTTACCtttgtgaaaataccacaaagtcctATTGAAATCATTATTTGCTTAAAAGAtaaaccaagtattccatatgataaattcgatgatacctcacacacctccaccacatcttttgtttttccactttctcgcttagcatTATCATagccatgtgctcatctcttcatgaactttctgaggagaaactccaactcccatgagaggcagcaccacctctGAGTCCAcgtaggtgaagttcttacaacatctttgctttCTTTATAGATTCTTGTTACACTcaattgaacttcattaaaagccctatgCTTAACCCTAACTTGGTAGCAACTAACACTAACCATCTCTGATGGAACTCGCCataagttttagtgttgaaactattcacttatcaatgacttgttcttacccattgaacttttTCCCTTGATTGTAAAAGTTGGGAGTTGcattgccatcattggtgaatctattattctaggagtttcaatcctaTATCTTTTAAAGTAGAACTTACCAACCTTCTCACAATAttttttgtaaatggatctgctaagttctcacttctCTTAACATATGAAATCCATATGATTCCTCCTTGAATCAATtctctcacatattcatgtcttagactaatatgtctagact
The genomic region above belongs to Humulus lupulus chromosome 1, drHumLupu1.1, whole genome shotgun sequence and contains:
- the LOC133833017 gene encoding uncharacterized protein LOC133833017, giving the protein MRKRRVDNRISSFTIGGKTEEDYSKVVEHFLSHFKNFMGRRNLAAIEIDKNCILQGNRLSLDLQVRLQRPFTKSDVKKALFSIHSFKSPGLDGFGSGFIKGLWSDIGDEITSGVLDFFQDGYLPKDLNEIVISLIPKIADPSSASDYRPIVCCNTLYKCISKMICSRLSEVLPFLVHSNQGAFIKNRVLAHNIMIFQDLLKGYTRKNISARCLMKIDLSKAYDTVDWNFVEELLKHLCFPSRFIGWILVCLKDDLIIFCKGNISSVSKIREAFTVFCDSTGLSANKSKSHIYFGGVKETIKAQILELLQMEEGSFPLKYLGVPLRLTKWKASDCGVILDKLNKKLNCWASRNLSFAGRAQLIHSVLLGIKNFWMSIFILPSKITAAIDKSCRDFLWGSNGNRSKLHLPSWEKVCLPKKLGGIGFREGKKWNMALMANFIWAITTKQDCLWIKWISSIYLKEFNVWNVPISQDMSWYVKKLLRLRHVIDEGCLMQAVKGGKFHSKHFYSSLISAHSVGFAETVWNKLIMPKHRFIYWQIFNNQLLTRDHLSRFLHISSDLCPVCESSLETHSHLFMECIYSRKVFEEIGRWLGFFHWPESYEELTHWCLLAKHNLKNQIINAVLSASWYFIWCNRNSCIFESVCKMASSISLDIKDVVKYRVFSLGSFSHRKRDLYFRKIVESW